From the Chanodichthys erythropterus isolate Z2021 chromosome 9, ASM2448905v1, whole genome shotgun sequence genome, the window ATCAGGCATTACATTAGCTCGGAGAGAGCGAGTGCTGACTCACTGCAGTGTCATAGTGGAGATGCCAGCAGACAGACCTCCTCCAAGCTTGTTGCAAAACCTCGAACAGGAATAAAACAGGGGCTCCAGGCCCTTGCAGGAGGGGTTCTGAACAGCAAACTCATCAACTACATCTGGCAGCATTGACCTGAGCAAAACAGAAGCATTTTAACTAGATTTTTAGTGAGTGGTGCTTTCATGTGCAAAACACACAACTGTGTGGTTGTTTGGGTGACCTGAGTggtttttagtacattgctgTGTGGTTTCTCTTGGGTGTTGCTTACTGGCCCAAATTAGTTTCACATTACGGTTGCTTGCACCACATGatgttttttttgggggggggcagataattgttttttttttgttgtttttttttttaaatattatcaaACAGTGAAGACTCTAACAGAGGTTGGAGGGTTAAAGTCAGTAGAGGAGAGGTGAGAGgagttaaagtgttagttcacccaaaaataaaaataatgtcattaattactcaccctcatgtcgttccacacccataagaccttcgttaatcttcagaacacaaattaagatatttttgttgaagtccgatggctcagtgaggcctgtatagccagcaatgacattttctctctcaagatccattaatgtactaaaacatatttaaatcagttcatgtgagtacagtggttcaatattaatattataaagcgacgagaatatttttggtgccaaaaaaacaaaataacgacttatttaatgatggccgatttcaaaacactgcttcaggaagcatcggagcacaatgactcagtgtatcgaatcatgatttgggttgcgtgtcaaaccgccaaactgctgaaatcacgcgACTTTGGCgatccgaacagctgattcgacatgctgattcattatgctctgaaggttcctgaagcagtgttttgaaatcagcaataagtcattttttttttttttttttttttggcacaccaaaattgttcttgtcgctttataaaactgatttaaatatgtttttagtacattaatggatattgagagaggaaatgtcattactggctatggaggcctcacggagccatcagatttcaacaaaaatatcttaatttgttttccgaagattaacgaaggtcttacgggtgtggaacggcatgagggtgagtaataaatgacagaatttgtatttttgtgtgaactaaccctttaactctgagtatgagcaatagtaatTAACAGATGTTTGCCTTAGCAGACTCCACCAATTATATGACCTCTCCATTGGGTTCAATGAATGATTGAAAGTAATTAAACTGACATTTGACAACATAAACAAGTGCACATTTTCCCtttaaaatattgatattaaGCAAAAGGGATTGCAATGTCCAGCATACAATTAAAGTAAGATTTGCTGGTAGATCGGCAAGTGCTAAACTCTCCATGGTGAAGAACGCTGGCCTGATTAGCAAAGATGAACAGCATGAAGTGAACAGATCTAGGTCTTATTGTTACTCACCATGGTAACAAGAACAGTGCAGCTAAACTAGCTCCAACCAAAACACACATGACCATGTACACCGCAAAGTTCTCTGACATGGCAACTAAGACCACCAGAGCTGGTATGAGGAGCTATAGAGAAACACAGACAAAGACTTGCTATAAAAATCTGAAGTTGTTTTACAGTGGAAACAAAATTTATAGCTAAGGTATGCACATTGTGTTCCAGCTACTAGTGCAGAACTGCAACCACTAGGGTACAAAGCCAGAATCATTGTGTATGGTCTCCTCACCATCGGCATCAGAGGAAACTTACAGGTAGACCTATAAAAAGTGCCGTTTTCTTGCCCAGCTTCACCAGTGTCATCTGCCACATTGGCACTGATATGGTAGCAGCCACCTGTGTGCACAATAGGGCATCCAAGGAGTTAAAAATCTCATGAATCATGTAAGGTCATGCTAAAATTGTCCTTCCATTGGTACAATTCTTTTAATTCTGCATTTGTATGTTCAGACTTACCAGTATAGCTAACACGAGATACTGGAATTGAGCTCCTAAACCAACAACATGAGTGCAAAACACTGTGAAGTTCCCTAAAGACATCTGGAAAATTTCAGCAAGCATTAATGGAGTACTCTCATATGAGAATGGAAGTTATTTGATGTATTAGTTCCTAgcttaaaattaaacattaagatttatacaatacagaaggtttttattatttatcacATACAATTTCAATCAAATTGTGTTGACATGATTGAACGTCAAcatgctttcttttttttagttcTGATTTTCCATGTATTTTATATGTTACCTAAAGGTCCTACCTGAAAAGCTAAAGTGGAGAAGAAGAAGCCGAGGACCAGACGCTGGTATGACACATGGCCAATGAGCTTCTTCAAAGCATTCAGGTATGTAGTGTGCATGTGATCACTCTGAGGCCCTACAGGAGCCAGAGCGAGATGCAACAATACATCTTTACAAAAGCTATGAAATTTGACACTGATCTGGTACAGAGTTAAGAGCTAGTTTGGTGGGATTTTAATCATAAACACTGAAATTACTACAGTTCAAACACATATTGTTTCGCTCGCAAACTGTCTGCCATAAAGTTACCATTATTAAATGTTACTCAACAAATCCTTATGCTCAATAATATGATCATGGAATCTggcagaacaaaacaaaaaaatctttgaaattaaaggcatagttcactcaaaagctaaaattatcccatgatttaccctcaagctatcctaggtgtatatgactatcttctttcagacaaacacaatcagagttatattaaaaaaaatatcctggatcttccaagctttataatggtagtgaatggggaccaatattttgaagccccaaaaagtgcatccatcaatCAAGtaatccacatggctccagggggttaataaaggccttctaaagcaaagcgatgcatttttgtaagaaaatatcCACATTTATAACTTTCCAAACTATAATAACTGTTGAAGTTCTGGatgaagagtgacctctgaccctatgaatgacgtaggatgtaggagtagcatAAGTTTATACGCTTCTCGCGGAtgaaacaaatagggctgtgcaacaaactcaagctcctcttctcttatattaaaatcctctgacatttctctttgaaaattctcattttagacttctaattcatgaccggtgttttgttttgctctatcctctgcgcttctcATACATGAAAATCCCTCACCTTTCGGCGAAATTCGGCGTTTTGAAACCAAAATAGGTGACCTACGTGAATCGTGTAGATTCGatgagaattttttattttttttggggggggggggtgccaGAAGGGAGTGTGAGATTCAGTGAACTGCGATTCAGTGAATTGCGAACAGGTGCGCGTGCCAGAAGGGAGCACGAGTGCATGGAAATATTAACGAAGGGCCTTGCATCACCAGTGCAGACCACCATCAGAAGCGGAAAGCTTCGGCGATTTACCTGACTGAATTTGGTGAGTGATggtttcaataattttaatattttcttgtatatgAGTTACCCAGGAACTCTGTTGACATAGACTTGGCTAACGTTAGCTACAGCTTGATGAATTGAGTCATTGAACACAGCAGGAGAAACGCAACGTTAGCCAGCTAGCTAAAGCTCCGGTGGAAAATTATTAGCTAAATACCGTTTTTGAGGAGGTAGATTTTGAGGTGAGGGGACTGACAAGGCAGAAGGTAAAGTGGTCCACCGTTCTATCAATAAGCAGACCTGCCAACCTGTACGCAATTTGCGTAGCGGACATGCATTTTGACTTCAAAGTACGCCGGTACGATTTGTCACTCTAAACTACGCAAAAACCTGGTTCTGTGCACGCGCAGTCCTTAAATcaagcaacagcaaaagaagaagAGTTCGATCAATCATAGCGCTAGGTTCTTCCTCCAAATAGCAAGTGGGGATGATTGACAGATGCGTAAAGCCTATCATTAAAAAGAGACTGAAAATTGACACCAATAAAGATTCCCACTTGATCCCCCTTCATAATACTTAGTAAGGAGgccataataatttttgactcatggctgaagttaagtttctccagctttccccaggttggcaaaaaaaagcatctcaaaatacatcagattgatgctttaaaatatggaatatttaaatttttcttccgAGGGACCATGCCCCGGGACCCCCTTACAGGGGTAATATCcttctcacctttttcacccctGACCCGTTTTCATACTTGGCTTCTGCGATTGTCAATACGTAATGTgttgggtcagaggtcactttTCGACCTGAACAAGACTCGCATACAGCAGTTGCTGGAAGCCAGTGAttagaatttataaagttttaaatatggatatttttcttacaaaaatgcagtattttgcttcagaaggcctttattaacctcctggagatgtatggattacttttatgattgatggatgcacttttttggggcTTCAAATTTGAAGGTGCCATTCACTACCactataaagcttggaagagccaggatattttcaatataactctgattgtgttcgtctgaaagaataaagtcatatacaccgaGGAttgcttgaggatgagtaaatcatgggataattttcatttttgggtgaactatccatttaagagACAGTCACACTACACTTTTCGTTCCATTGACTTAATATGCATACGAATGCGGGAGACTGGAAACGCAAACTCAAGTGAAAAAGTTTCACATTTCACTGCATTCCAAAGTTCAAGTtaggtgaactctgacctgtgaATTTGTATCACGTGAAGACCAATAGAAGATTGATATGCCACCGTGCGACCTTTtagctgaattaaaagaattcAAACTTTAAATCTGCAGTGTTGCAGTAAAGTGGAGTAGATTGCATATTTTTACATTCTTGATGTAAtatatgttaaataataatgtttttaaaaattacattgCAGAATGTGACGTCATTTTGTGACGGTTGCAGTGTCCATAGAAATTTCAAGTGCTCAAAGTCTATTGTGACCACACCTTTTCTCtttgaaaaaataatttgtacaCAAATGTGTGGCACACCTTTTTGTTCTTTGACCCCAAGGAACAGCACCATACAACAAACAAAGAAGAGTGCACTCATGACTAGTGCTGATATCATGAAGGCACTTCTCTGTTGGgaaacacacagacatatatGTAAGACAGACTCATGCAAGTTACAGAGGCATTAATAAGACCTCCCCAAAAAAGCGTGAGGGATCTACACTAAactacaactgttttcaaacaaTGTTTTAGCTAGATTACAACAGTAATGAGTGAGTTGGATTACATGTTAATCAGAATGTGTATTTTCACATGGTCCTGTAGACTAACTGTCCCCCGAGGCTGCAAATTACCCATAGAAATTCCGTTAAAAAGTAATTGTGTAATTGCCACACATTATCAGACCCAAAAAGTACACCTCAAAGTTAAATGCTTTTTATGGCTTTGTTCAAATCCCTAAGTATGAGCAGTATTACAAGCTAAGCTTTCCTTAGCAAACACCACTAATTATAAATGGAAAAACACCTGAGTAACATCTGAACATTTGCCCTACACGGTATTTTATAGTGTGGTATTGGTGTGTAGGAGTTATTGTTACGGTTTCATGAAGTGCTGTGCTGTGTGGGAGATCCGGTACTTGGTCCACGTTCAGACAGGCTTGATCTTTGTCTTTGTTATACACCCACAGCACCTGACCCTGAATCACAGCCGCCATCAGCATAGCTAACGCCTCCACACTCATCCCTgatagagagacagaaagagggTGAGACAGATGTTCACGCAACCATACAGCCACCGATAATACCAACTATTGCTCAGTGAAATGCTATCACACACATCCTGCTTCCAATTAGGGCCGTCTTGGCAGTGTAATAATAGGTTATAATGGCCCTGTTCCAAAACTTAGTGAGCTGCCTACTGCCTAAATGGGCAGCTGCCTTATAAGGCAGCATTCTAACCAAAATGGAACATTGTAAGTGGCTGATTATGATCTATGTAGGTCGCAACTTTGCGCCACACATAGTGTTACTGTTGCATTTGAAAGAagtgtcttatgctcaccaagactgcatttatttgatttaaaatacaataaaaacagtaatattgtgaattttttttacaatttaaaacaactgttttccatttgaatatattaaaacaatgtaatttattcctgtgatcaaagctgaattttcagcatcattaatttactccagtcttcagtgtcacatgatccttcagaaatcattctaatatgatgatttgctgctcaagaaacatttttgattattatcaattacgaaaacagttgtgctccttaatatttttgtggaaaccctgatttttttttttgttcaatggaaagtaaaaaaaaaaaaaaaaaaaaaaaattatttgaaatgtaaatcttttaaaacattataaatgtctttactgtcacttttgatcagtttaatgcattactgtttatgcattttaatgcataaaataaactttttcattttgttatattgttatatatgtatttatataaaattatatagtatttattgatattttgaatgatcttttattttaaaaattttcagttttcattttaatttgttgttttattaacaaattatttattttagttgagtttcactttatttaatttagttgGCGACATCTAAtttgagtttttattttatttcagctttatttcaattaaacaaaaacaaaattgcaGCAAAGTTTaacattagcatgttgccaagCTAGTAGCGCAATATTCTAAGATACGTAATAATGCATACCACAACAAACATTTGATTAAATAGTAAAAAAGGaaaactcaccctcatgttgtttcaacctGTATAAGTTCCTTTGACTtccgtggaacacaaaatatgaaTTTGTGAAGAATGCCCTCTTTTCCATAACATTTCTTAAGAatgtctccttttgtgttccatggaaaaacaagtttgaagtttgaaacaacatgagtgtGTAATTGATAAcagaattagattttttttaacgcTGACATACAGTGTGAGTGTTTGAAATGTTCTCACTGTAAGCTGTGGCAGAGTCTCTGTCTTGTTGATCTCCTCCCAGAAACATGTTGAGGGATGTATATGGAACACTGTAGCACTGCAGGAAGCATAATGTTCACTTTGAAGACGTCAGCAAGTAGCACAGCACATGAAAGACATGCGGGGGTAGCTGAGTGATGTAACAGCCACTTGACCTCAATCATGAACACAAGAGTGTTGCTAATGGAAGTCGGCTAATTTGCCTATTACATAAAAAGCTTTTTCTGTAATCATCACATGGGGGAAATGACAGGGCATATGTTAGTGATTGATAGAATAAGGAATGAAGTCATACACTCATGAAGGTCTCAAAAAGACAGCTGATGGTTAGGTACCAGGGCACTCTGAATGCTGAGCTCACTGCATTGTGGGGTATGAACCACAGGAAGATGTAAGCGAGAATGGCCAACGGCATTGACAGCACTGCCCTGAGACAGGAAGAAGCAGATGAGTAATATCAAGCAGGGTAAAGCTGCCTCATAAACCACTTTTCTCATTTCTTGCATGTGCTGGAAACTTATGCCCTTTACAACCATTCCATTCTCAACACTTTATTAGAAGAGTCTATGAACAACATCTGTACTGAAAACTGTCCATTATCATAGACAATAATTATGACTCATACTTCagtgaaaaaacaaacaggaaATGCACATACAGTAGTGCACTTACACTGGAAGCCTATCAGGAAAGCAGGCGAGAGGGTTTAAAAGCATAAATGTCAAGCTATTTTTGTTAATGCATTTACATGAATGATTCAGTAATTTATCTGTTTAGTAAAGTTCTAAATGGACTCTTTTCACATATGGAACACAGAAGTAAACTACTGTAGGGTAAACCTCTGTAAGGTGACATGGGATGTTTTTCCATTAACACTTTTGGTATGCACCCGGGCTCAATTGACGTCAGAGTTTAGTTCGTTTAgatcaggggtgtcaaactcattttagGTTGAGGGCCGGATTGGAAAAAAATAACCATGTGCGGAccgaattaattaattaaaaacaaaaaaaaaacaaacaaaaaaaaccttagTGCGCTGATAGTTGCATTAATATTAACCATATAATCAACATATACACAAGTACACTGCgctttaaaactgcatttgttTTTACAGCGAAAAAActattagatttttaaaataatgcattattaaattttttttattattagtgatgcacctattttgatttttcatggccaattacaattttttttagaagTAAATTGGCCAGGTATGTTAAtagttgcagattttttttaagcacATTTATTCGTTCAAAAAATATGTGTAGCTCTTTGATATTAGAGGCaaacactgcattttttttcacaatcccaacaaagatgttatgcacatgagcatgagcagttgttttaatttaaatgattgtataatttcaagattaacagcaaaaacagcatggtttgactttagctttgtgaaattattcTACATAAGACACTTGCAGAAAACAAAATCAGCAGAtggactgaatgaaaatgcaaattcactctctgacagtagatggcgcttatggaacagcagtgatAAAGCATTTCAATGGTTACTGCTATACACAAAACAATGATGCGTCGATAAATAGGCTACTACTTTATATGGAGATAAGAGGAAAATCCACCAAAACATTTCTGAAGACAGTTCCCTTCAGAAATATATTCACATCAACcccaatttaatatttatattattcttcCTATGTTTCATGAACAGTGAGCTTGTGCATGGTAGAGTATTTTCTCTGCTGGCACGtctgttcttttctttgtgTCTGTATTCAGCGTGTGCCTGTGTTAACGTCCTGTTTACAGACCGCGTAAATATTTCCACACAAATTAAAAGTTAGGGAAATTATTACAAAGCACTTTGTTTGCAAGCTCGGAATAAAGATTgaccaaaataaaactaaaaaacttTGGATTTTTGACCAGTGGACTACTgcatctctattttttattattttttattattatagtttaatTCATCCCGCAGGCTGGATTGGACACCTTTATGGGCCGTATGTTTGACACCCCTGGTTTAGATGATGtgaaccaaagtccctttaagacaagtcatttcactcggcggccatctttgaaccttctctcgggcatcctgggcatcatgcaatctctttgaatggggaaacatcaaattctccaaaactgttcgccaaccttacgattaaatttcatatttgaagtcaccaatgaaatctaacaacaactggctcataaatttagtttctaaatgcacgaatcatgacaaaaaaaccctgtatttttcaggctggatcaagctaatgcgcatgcgcagacctaaatgcgtgtGTCTTCGGAGGCAcgcatctgactgtttctatagaaaccggtgattctaacggccgctgaagtgacgcgatgactttaccagtcggcgattgacTCTTATtaagaaggcgggacttattccgccatattgcgcgttacactttctcccattcaaaacaatacgagtgacacgtcttgtgttattctttGGTCTTTGTGTGAACACTGTTTTCCGTACTCCGGTGCACACCTGCGAAGCATACCCGAATCTGCATAAAAAGGGTGGTCCATGTGAACTCTGGAACAGTTCGCTGCTAATATGAATGCAGTCGTATTAAATTGCAAAAGTGAACCGCTATGTACTGACGGTCCAAGTGATTCGATAAAACTGTCTCTGCATCCGAAATGGTGTACTGTCTGAGTAAGtacatttgaatttttaaatggAACATTACTATTCCATAGATACAATTTAGTACCATAAATTTAGtaccacccccccccccccaaaaaaaaagtaataaaaaacatatcaaactaaaatatactacATTCATTTCActgaaataacaaaaaaatctttcatTTGACAGCCACATGAGCAGCACTAAAGGATTAAGTtcattatctgcaagtacattATTAGTACTGTGAATTTATCTAATTGGAATTCACTACAAATgatattcattaatattaaaataggtaatatttaattaaaatatgcaGTACCACTCATGTCACAAACTCCCCCTCTTATCTTACCACCCACCATGGGAGAAGCTTGCCAATCGGGGTCCACCTACTCCTGCTCACTAAATAGCCGACGAGTGGGTCAGTCACGGCATCCCAGGCATGACTGATGAACAGAATCAAAGATACAAAAAATGCCTCCATCTGAACacaaaacagagaaaaataagAGTAAATACGGGTGCATATTTTCCATGTCAGAGATAAGATTGCTGAGATTAAATGATTCTATTCAAGAAACTCAGTAAGTGTTTTTCCTCCATTCCAAAAATTAATTTCCATTTATTGCCATTCATTTCTTGAAAGCAAAATAAGTTCattatattataacaaaaaaacTGCTCAAAGAAATTAAGGAACATCAGAGaatcagagaatagcatcaagtcaattaaactcctgggatattgatcaggggtgcgtttcccaaagcgaactatggtcgcaagttccgtcgttaccaattgagttcaatgggacttacgaccatggttcaccaacgatgctttcgggaaacaccCCTGGTCAGTTAAGTATCAGAGggggttgttaatcagtttcagctgctttggtgttaataaaattaacaacaggtgcaCTAGATGGGCAACAATGAGATGACCCCCAACAGGaaaacaggaatggttttacaggtggaggccGCTCCTGGAGGCGatacctggaccctacagaggttgcacaggcagtccaactACTCCGGGATGGCGCATCAATACGtgccattgccagaaggtttgctgtgtctcccagcacagtctcaagagcatggaggagattccaggagacaggcagttactctaTAAGCGCTGGACAGAGCcgtagaaggtccttaacccatcagcaggaccggtatctgctcttttgtgcaaggaggaacaggatgagcactgccagagccctacaaaatgacctccagcaggccactggtgtgaatgtctctgaccaaacaatcagaaacagacttcatgagggtggcctgagggCCAGATGTCCTCTAGTGGAGCTCGATTGGCATTTTGCATTGAACACCAGAATTGGCAGGTCCGCCACTGGCGTCCTGTGCTTTTCAAACGAGAGTAGGTTCACCCTTAGCACGTAACAGATGAGAAAGGGTCTGGAGAAGTCGTGGAGAATGTTATGCTGCTGATGATCTGGCGAGGCATATCCATGGAGGGACGCACAGACCTCTACAGGCTAGAAAGTGGCACCCTGACTGCCATTAGGTATTGGGATGAAATCTTTGGATTTATTGTCAGACCCTACGCTGGTGCAGTGGGTCCTGGGTTCCTCCTGGTGTACGACAATGCCCGGCCTCCTGTGGCGAGAgtatgcaggcagttcctggaggatgaaAGAATTGATACCATTGAATGGCCCCCACGCTCGCCTGACCTAAATTCAATAGAACACCTCTGGGACATTATGTTTCGGTCCATCTGATGCCGCCAGGTTGCACCTCAGACTGTCCAGGAGCTTAGtgatgccctggtccagatctgggaggTAATACCTCAACACACCATCCGTTGTCTCATTAGGAGCATTCCCGACATTGTCAGGCACGCATACAAGCATGTGGGGGCCATACTGAGTACCATTTTGAGCACTTTACTTTTCGGGGTGTCTTTGTattcagtcctctgtaggtTGATCATTTTCATTCAAACGATGTGGCATCCTTTTGTTCCTAACACATTACCCAGTCCATATCAGTATAGATATCCGGCATGATATTTTTCTTCATTGAGATCTGatgttttcaaagtgttcctttaatttttttgagcagtgtatttTATCAGTGCCCTATTCATTTTTGAAGGATTGAAGAGTGAAAAGGTTGGTTTTGTAATCTTTCATCGAAATGTACTGACTTGCCTCTGAAATGACCTCTCTTTTTGGCTGATGTGGCTTTGGCTGCActggcttttttaaaaaaatttgaatGAATAACCAGTTAGCTTTTTAGGTATTGTTTTAGCCATTGTGGCATTTGCCACTTACACAATCCAATCAACATAACAGAAGGATATAGTGCTATTAGGTTAATAGAACATGCAGGTCATATTctgcaataaatattaatttgacaATATAAATCATTATTAATCTTTGGACTATAATTTAGCCAAAGGTGAGAAAATGCTTACATCATTCTTACCTGCACTACATCCAACAGAAAGATCTGTAGAGAAAAACCCATAGCAATGTTGGTCATCTGATATGGTACACCTCCTACTGCATAACACAGCTTTCTGGAAAGGGAAAGCCTCACCTTATTCTGTAGACACAGAAAGAGCAATAAAGAGAGAAACATTggcctctttaaaaaaaaaaaaaaagaagaagcatACAAACGTTTAAAGGAGGTGTTCTCTGTATATAGCTATGAA encodes:
- the mfsd2al2 gene encoding sodium-dependent lysophosphatidylcholine symporter 1-B-like, with product MPTATTQPDKEQSAFTCITDEHGNRKTEEGQETPNKVRLSLSRKLCYAVGGVPYQMTNIAMGFSLQIFLLDVVQMEAFFVSLILFISHAWDAVTDPLVGYLVSRSRWTPIGKLLPWAVLSMPLAILAYIFLWFIPHNAVSSAFRVPWYLTISCLFETFMSCYSVPYTSLNMFLGGDQQDRDSATAYRMSVEALAMLMAAVIQGQVLWVYNKDKDQACLNVDQVPDLPHSTALHETRSAFMISALVMSALFFVCCMVLFLGVKEQKGPQSDHMHTTYLNALKKLIGHVSYQRLVLGFFFSTLAFQMSLGNFTVFCTHVVGLGAQFQYLVLAILVAATISVPMWQMTLVKLGKKTALFIGLPLLIPALVVLVAMSENFAVYMVMCVLVGASLAALFLLPWSMLPDVVDEFAVQNPSCKGLEPLFYSCSRFCNKLGGGLSAGISTMTLHFTGYKAGACSHADGVILALKLLLAPIPITSLLVGLVFFYLYPINEACQKQIQQNLGHTRSNSATLPNLEEERFPISQQIYEPSQSFIFKSKPRITSHLNANESVSQAKNSTESSPQKHCNTSADLHESFKSASQFHKSRAYPTSSQQHNSSVKRLESKLSETQATHQLALKFQDIPDDRSKVTWV